A genomic region of Bradyrhizobium sp. ORS 278 contains the following coding sequences:
- a CDS encoding ABC transporter permease, translated as MNDLSLRIAPHRIGAMVLRYWYLLLSSWPRLLELMYWPTLQIITWGFLQTYIASNAGFFARAGGTLIGAVILWDILFRGQLGFSISFLEEMWARNIGNLMMSPLTPVEFLLALMTMSLVRLAIGIIPMTLIAVWFFDFNFYSLGLPLIAFFCNLIFTSWAVGIFVSGLVLRNGLGAESIVWTLMFALMPLACVYYPVQVLPHWLQLVAWSLPPTYVFEGMRALLTDHVFRSDLMLTALGLNAALLLASFAAFIALLRSARRAGSLLSSGE; from the coding sequence ATGAACGATCTCTCGCTGCGCATCGCCCCGCACCGCATCGGCGCAATGGTCCTGCGCTACTGGTATCTCTTGCTGTCGTCCTGGCCGCGGCTGCTGGAGCTGATGTACTGGCCGACCCTTCAGATCATTACCTGGGGCTTCCTGCAGACCTACATCGCCAGCAATGCCGGGTTCTTCGCCCGCGCCGGCGGCACGCTGATCGGCGCCGTGATCCTGTGGGACATCCTGTTCCGCGGCCAGCTCGGCTTCTCGATCTCGTTCCTGGAGGAGATGTGGGCGCGCAACATCGGCAACCTGATGATGAGCCCGCTGACGCCGGTCGAATTCCTGCTGGCGCTGATGACCATGAGCCTGGTCCGCCTGGCCATCGGCATCATCCCGATGACCCTGATCGCGGTGTGGTTCTTCGACTTCAACTTCTACAGCCTTGGCCTGCCGCTGATTGCCTTCTTCTGCAACCTGATCTTCACCTCATGGGCGGTCGGCATCTTCGTGTCTGGCCTGGTGCTGCGCAACGGGCTCGGTGCCGAGAGCATCGTGTGGACCCTGATGTTCGCGCTGATGCCGCTCGCCTGCGTGTACTATCCGGTGCAGGTGCTGCCGCACTGGCTGCAGCTGGTCGCCTGGTCGTTGCCGCCGACCTATGTGTTCGAGGGCATGCGCGCGCTTCTGACCGACCACGTCTTCCGCTCCGATCTGATGCTGACGGCGCTGGGGCTCAATGCCGCCCTGCTGCTGGCGTCGTTTGCGGCATTCATTGCCCTGTTACGCAGCGCCCGCCGTGCGGGCTCGCTGCTCTCCTCGGGAGAATAA
- a CDS encoding polyhydroxyalkanoate depolymerase, with amino-acid sequence MPIGEFGGAPPLASEGSPVLTTPMYWMYEMAHASLNPARAVTDATKILFQNPLNPWAHTEMGKSIAAACELFERTTRRYGKPEWGLDETEVNGIRTAVEVRSIWEKPFCRLLYFDRKLTRPLRAPQPRLLIVAPMSGHYATLLRGTVEAFLPTHEVYITDWSDARMVPLAEGRFDLDDYIDYVIEMLRFLGTNMHVMAVCQPAVPVLAAVSVMEAERDPFAPISMTLMGGPIDTRRNPTGVNNLAQERGIDWFRNHVITKVPFPHPGVMRDVYPGFLQLNGFISMNLDRHVDAHKALFANLVKGDGDQVDKHRDFYDEYLAVMDLAAEYYLQTVETVFIRHALPKGEMTHRGVLVDPSKVTRVALMTVEGEKDDISGLGQTEATHGLCSSIPDHRRVHYVQPGVGHYGVFNGSRFKSEIVPRINDFMLSAADPKSLLAIAAE; translated from the coding sequence ATGCCGATAGGTGAGTTTGGCGGTGCACCGCCCCTGGCGTCGGAAGGCAGTCCGGTCCTGACGACGCCGATGTACTGGATGTACGAAATGGCGCATGCCTCGCTCAATCCGGCGCGCGCTGTCACCGATGCCACCAAGATCCTGTTTCAGAACCCGCTCAATCCCTGGGCGCACACCGAGATGGGCAAGTCGATCGCAGCGGCCTGCGAGCTGTTCGAGCGCACCACGCGCCGCTACGGCAAGCCCGAATGGGGACTCGACGAGACCGAGGTGAACGGCATCAGAACCGCGGTCGAGGTCCGCTCGATCTGGGAAAAGCCGTTCTGCCGCCTGCTCTATTTCGACCGCAAGCTGACCCGTCCGCTCCGCGCACCGCAGCCGCGGCTGCTGATCGTGGCGCCGATGTCCGGCCATTATGCCACCCTGCTGCGTGGCACGGTCGAGGCGTTCCTGCCGACGCATGAGGTCTACATCACCGACTGGTCGGACGCGCGCATGGTGCCGCTGGCCGAAGGTCGCTTCGATCTCGACGACTACATCGATTACGTCATCGAGATGCTGCGCTTCCTCGGCACCAACATGCACGTCATGGCGGTGTGCCAGCCGGCGGTGCCGGTGCTGGCCGCGGTGTCCGTCATGGAGGCCGAGCGCGATCCATTCGCACCGATCTCGATGACGCTGATGGGTGGGCCGATCGACACGCGTCGCAATCCGACCGGCGTGAACAATCTCGCCCAGGAGCGCGGCATCGACTGGTTCCGCAACCACGTCATCACCAAGGTGCCGTTCCCGCATCCCGGCGTGATGCGCGACGTCTATCCGGGCTTCCTGCAGCTGAACGGGTTCATCAGCATGAACCTGGACCGGCACGTCGACGCCCACAAGGCGCTGTTCGCCAACCTGGTGAAGGGCGACGGCGACCAAGTAGACAAGCATCGCGACTTCTACGACGAGTATCTCGCCGTGATGGACCTGGCTGCGGAATATTATTTGCAGACAGTGGAGACGGTGTTCATCCGCCACGCGCTGCCGAAGGGCGAGATGACCCATCGCGGGGTGCTGGTCGATCCGTCGAAGGTCACGCGTGTGGCGCTGATGACGGTCGAAGGCGAGAAGGACGACATCTCCGGTCTTGGTCAGACCGAAGCGACGCATGGTCTGTGCTCGTCGATCCCGGATCATCGCCGGGTTCACTACGTACAGCCCGGTGTCGGACATTACGGCGTGTTCAACGGCTCGCGATTCAAGTCGGAGATCGTGCCACGCATCAACGACTTCATGCTGTCGGCGGCCGATCCGAAGTCGCTGCTCGCGATTGCTGCTGAATAG
- a CDS encoding M48 family metallopeptidase codes for MICFCAERFPWRRIWQNPGEFLPPGLTEMATRALLYRRPAEPSRLLVKHGSQIYSIRLRRHRRARRYTLRIHPSDREAILTMPPRGTIIEAKDFAQRHGAWIAARLGRLPKAAPFLPGTLVPLRGVPHKIVHRAGERGTVWTETRDSGEKILCVAGGIEHTERRVLDFLKREARRDLQKAADAYADQLGVKVKRLSIRDQSSRWGSCTSAGSLSFSWRLILAPPFVLDYLAAHEVAHLIEMNHSPRFWKVCGKICGSVERAKKWLDTCGNDLHRYGVED; via the coding sequence ATGATTTGTTTTTGCGCCGAGCGCTTTCCCTGGCGGCGGATATGGCAAAATCCGGGCGAGTTCTTACCCCCCGGACTGACAGAAATGGCCACTCGCGCGCTACTCTATCGGCGGCCCGCCGAACCCTCGCGTCTTCTCGTCAAGCATGGCTCGCAAATCTACTCGATCAGATTGCGACGTCACCGTCGTGCGCGACGTTATACCCTGAGAATTCATCCGTCGGATCGCGAGGCGATCCTCACGATGCCGCCGCGCGGCACCATCATCGAGGCCAAAGACTTCGCGCAGCGTCATGGCGCGTGGATTGCAGCCCGTCTCGGCCGTCTGCCGAAGGCCGCGCCGTTCCTGCCCGGCACCTTGGTGCCGTTGCGCGGCGTGCCGCACAAGATCGTGCACCGCGCCGGCGAGCGCGGCACGGTGTGGACCGAGACGCGCGACAGCGGCGAGAAGATCCTGTGCGTGGCCGGCGGCATCGAGCACACCGAGCGCCGCGTGCTCGACTTCCTCAAGCGCGAGGCGCGCCGTGACCTGCAGAAGGCGGCCGATGCCTATGCCGACCAGCTCGGCGTCAAGGTGAAACGGCTGTCGATCCGCGATCAGTCGAGCCGCTGGGGCTCCTGCACCTCGGCCGGCTCGCTGTCGTTCTCGTGGCGCCTGATCCTCGCGCCGCCCTTCGTGCTCGACTATCTCGCCGCGCATGAGGTGGCGCATCTCATCGAGATGAACCACTCGCCGCGGTTCTGGAAGGTGTGCGGCAAGATCTGCGGCTCGGTCGAGCGCGCCAAGAAGTGGCTCGACACTTGCGGCAACGACCTGCACCGCTACGGCGTCGAGGACTGA
- a CDS encoding EAL domain-containing protein yields the protein MLASEFQTAAPAPLLSAALDRTSEAVVFLDGHGRVHHANKAAAELLGRDPASLAGADLIDLGLPADVMPARSTDETAEDDAADGRPARAQPDLACELTIRKGDGSRCRVHLTRCDLPAGLTPVRALLLLRDITTEVQLRERNALMTSVADRSNRGVVVADHELKILYTNAAFTSIFGFTAEEAQGQQVEKLLVGPCTDPAMVERLKQCIIDDQGVEEDLLIYDKDGHEIWTTAHVKAHRNRQGKVKYLVGLLSDIRETKQLRSLQQLIMSSLASDVAITTIADQLCRRVEQLAPDVVCSLLHVDSEGKVHPLGGPSLPTAYSESLDGVAIGPDVGSCGTAAYLCEPVLARDIDNDPRWQPYKAGPLDAGLRACWSTPIKGKDGRVIGTFAFYFRECRGPSPWHEQIVAACVQLGSLAIERQEVRSTISQVAYHDMLTGLPNRARIPSMIAEAIKACPEGSHLAVAFLDADNFKDVNDTLGHAAGDEFLVAFANRLRAQIRPGDMLGRLGGDEFVIVLQNRGALEASLAAARITAALAMPLTIGKRQVPMSASMGLSLYPDNATDIETLIKQADGAMYKAKRAGRATYRFFSADIDKLAEERLMHSTALREAIASEALTLHYQPQICTRNGAIHGVEALARWHDPVLGEVSPAKFIPLAEECGLIEQIGVWSIKTACQQMASWRRAGLDIPCMSVNLSPINFQNVNLAAVVAQILAANDLPANMLMLEITEGVILNERATVIATMSELRNMGVGLSLDDFGTGYSSLSRLAQLPIHELKIDRSFMRDFENGQGTRAIVTAVVRVGQSLDVKVVAEGVETEGQRKLLAELGCDAMQGFLFARPMAASAFSRWLLDYSAHRASLMLRQVGRALAQAAGPAAAGTTTRPAAAAG from the coding sequence ATGCTTGCAAGCGAGTTTCAAACGGCCGCGCCTGCGCCCCTGCTCTCGGCCGCGCTCGATCGTACCTCGGAGGCGGTTGTCTTTCTCGACGGACACGGCCGCGTCCATCACGCCAACAAGGCCGCCGCCGAGCTGCTGGGGCGTGACCCCGCGAGCCTCGCCGGTGCCGATCTCATCGATCTGGGCCTGCCAGCGGACGTCATGCCGGCGAGGTCAACCGACGAGACGGCGGAGGATGACGCAGCCGACGGCAGGCCCGCGCGCGCTCAGCCCGATCTCGCCTGCGAGCTGACGATCCGCAAGGGGGACGGCTCCCGCTGCCGCGTTCATCTGACGCGCTGCGACCTTCCCGCCGGCCTCACGCCGGTGCGCGCGCTGCTCTTGCTGCGCGACATCACCACCGAGGTGCAGCTGCGCGAGCGCAACGCGCTGATGACGTCGGTGGCCGACCGCAGCAATCGCGGCGTCGTGGTCGCCGATCACGAGCTGAAGATCCTCTACACCAACGCCGCCTTCACCAGCATCTTCGGCTTCACTGCGGAAGAGGCGCAGGGCCAGCAGGTGGAAAAGCTGCTGGTCGGCCCTTGTACCGATCCTGCGATGGTCGAACGCCTGAAGCAATGCATCATCGATGATCAGGGGGTCGAGGAGGACCTGCTGATCTATGACAAGGACGGCCACGAGATCTGGACCACCGCCCACGTCAAGGCGCACCGGAACCGCCAAGGCAAGGTCAAATACCTGGTCGGCCTGCTCAGCGACATCAGGGAGACCAAGCAGCTGCGCTCGCTGCAGCAGCTGATCATGTCGTCCCTGGCATCGGATGTGGCGATCACCACGATCGCCGATCAGCTGTGCCGCCGGGTCGAGCAGCTGGCGCCGGACGTGGTCTGCTCGCTGCTGCACGTCGATTCCGAAGGCAAGGTTCATCCGCTCGGCGGCCCCAGCCTGCCGACGGCCTATTCCGAAAGCCTCGATGGCGTTGCGATCGGGCCGGATGTCGGCTCCTGCGGTACCGCGGCCTATCTCTGCGAGCCGGTGCTGGCGCGCGACATCGACAATGATCCGCGCTGGCAGCCCTACAAGGCCGGGCCGCTCGATGCTGGCCTGCGCGCCTGCTGGTCGACCCCGATCAAGGGCAAGGACGGCCGCGTCATCGGCACCTTCGCCTTCTATTTCCGGGAATGCCGCGGCCCCAGCCCCTGGCACGAGCAGATCGTGGCGGCCTGCGTTCAGCTCGGCTCGCTCGCGATCGAGCGCCAGGAGGTCCGCTCGACGATCTCCCAGGTCGCCTATCACGACATGCTGACGGGCCTTCCGAACCGCGCCCGCATCCCGTCGATGATCGCCGAGGCGATCAAGGCCTGCCCGGAAGGAAGCCATCTCGCGGTCGCCTTCCTCGACGCCGACAATTTCAAGGATGTCAACGATACGCTGGGCCATGCCGCCGGCGACGAGTTCCTGGTCGCCTTCGCCAACCGGCTGCGGGCGCAGATCCGTCCCGGCGACATGCTGGGCCGGCTCGGCGGCGACGAGTTCGTGATCGTGCTGCAGAACCGCGGTGCGCTCGAGGCCTCGCTGGCGGCCGCGCGGATCACCGCCGCGCTGGCGATGCCGCTGACGATCGGCAAGCGCCAGGTGCCGATGTCCGCCAGCATGGGGCTCAGCCTCTATCCTGACAACGCGACGGATATCGAGACGCTGATCAAGCAGGCCGACGGGGCGATGTACAAGGCCAAGCGGGCCGGGCGCGCCACCTACCGCTTCTTCAGCGCCGACATCGACAAGCTCGCCGAGGAACGGCTGATGCATTCGACCGCGCTGCGCGAGGCGATCGCCAGCGAGGCGCTGACCTTGCATTACCAGCCGCAGATCTGCACCCGGAACGGCGCCATCCACGGCGTCGAGGCGCTGGCGCGCTGGCATGATCCCGTGCTCGGCGAGGTCTCGCCCGCCAAGTTCATCCCGCTGGCGGAGGAATGCGGCCTCATCGAGCAGATCGGCGTGTGGTCGATCAAGACGGCGTGCCAGCAGATGGCGTCGTGGCGCCGCGCGGGTCTCGATATTCCCTGCATGTCGGTCAACCTGTCGCCGATCAACTTCCAGAACGTCAACCTCGCGGCCGTCGTGGCCCAGATCCTCGCCGCCAACGACCTGCCGGCGAATATGCTGATGCTGGAGATCACCGAGGGCGTGATCCTGAACGAGCGCGCCACCGTGATCGCGACCATGAGCGAGCTGCGCAACATGGGCGTCGGCCTGTCGCTGGACGATTTCGGCACCGGCTATTCCAGCCTCAGCCGGCTGGCGCAGCTGCCGATCCACGAGCTCAAGATCGATCGCAGCTTCATGCGCGATTTCGAAAACGGCCAGGGCACGCGGGCGATCGTGACCGCGGTGGTCCGGGTCGGCCAGAGCCTCGATGTGAAGGTGGTGGCCGAGGGTGTCGAGACCGAGGGACAGCGCAAGCTGCTCGCCGAGCTCGGCTGCGACGCGATGCAGGGCTTCCTGTTCGCGCGCCCGATGGCCGCGAGCGCGTTCAGCCGCTGGCTGCTGGACTACAGCGCGCATCGGGCGAGCCTGATGCTGCGTCAGGTCGGGCGGGCGCTGGCGCAGGCGGCGGGTCCGGCTGCCGCCGGGACGACGACGCGGCCGGCTGCGGCGGCGGGCTGA
- a CDS encoding transglycosylase domain-containing protein produces the protein MARGRKQGGGGRKEPRFGLAAAMADLRLDPKDRIPAGEDAPKKSTNKKKPVEPDDEDDVPAREPKANQPKPAPAKSKPARAKPRWGTSIGRMAYWAVVCGLWGVIALVGVVIWAGAHLPPIQSLEIPKRPPTIEIVGVDGTMLAQRGEMAGANVALKDLPPYLPKAFIAIEDRRFYQHFGIDPIGIARALVANILHRGVSQGGSTLTQQLAKNLFLTQERTLARKLQEAELALWLERKYSKREILELYLNRVYFGSGAYGVEAAAQRYFGKSARQVTVAEAAMLAGLVKSPSRLAPNRNPEGAAKRAQTVLAAMADAKFITEAQAQAQIAHPSVAVKPAGAGTVNYVADWIGEVLDDLVGQVEDSIVVETTIDPKLQSVAEAAVIDELAAKSVKFNVSQGALVAMTPDGAVRAMVGGRNYADSQFNRAVTARRQPGSAFKPFVYLTAIEQGLTPDTVRQDAPLDLKGWRPENYTKEYFGPVTLTQALAMSLNTVAVRIGLEVGPKNVVRTAHRLGIASKLDPNPSIALGTSEVSMIELVGAYAPFSNGGLAISPHVVTRIKTLDGKLLYMRQTEQPAQVIDPRSVAMMNQMMQETLISGTAKKAEIPGWVAAGKTGTSQDFRDAWFIGYTSHLVTGVWLGNDDNSPTKKATGGGLPVEVWTRFMRAAHQGVPVAALPNAQGAGLVPTLAQIASQITAPTAPAPTAAYSARTAAPGPSRGNARPDPAAGLDGWLVDRLFGGQR, from the coding sequence ATGGCGCGGGGACGGAAACAGGGCGGCGGCGGACGCAAGGAGCCGCGATTCGGCCTTGCGGCGGCGATGGCCGATCTGCGCCTCGATCCCAAGGACCGCATTCCGGCCGGCGAGGACGCGCCGAAGAAATCAACCAACAAGAAGAAGCCGGTCGAGCCGGACGACGAGGACGATGTGCCGGCGCGCGAGCCCAAGGCCAACCAGCCGAAACCCGCGCCAGCGAAATCGAAGCCCGCCCGCGCCAAGCCGCGATGGGGGACGTCGATCGGCCGCATGGCCTATTGGGCTGTCGTCTGCGGCCTGTGGGGCGTGATCGCGCTGGTCGGCGTCGTGATCTGGGCCGGCGCGCATCTGCCGCCGATCCAGTCGCTCGAAATCCCCAAGCGCCCGCCGACGATCGAGATCGTGGGCGTCGATGGCACCATGCTGGCACAGCGCGGCGAGATGGCCGGCGCCAATGTCGCGCTGAAGGATTTGCCGCCCTACCTGCCCAAGGCGTTCATCGCCATCGAGGACCGCCGCTTCTACCAGCATTTCGGCATCGATCCGATCGGCATCGCGCGGGCATTGGTCGCCAACATCCTGCACCGTGGCGTGTCGCAGGGTGGCTCAACGCTGACCCAGCAGCTCGCCAAGAACCTGTTCCTGACGCAGGAGCGCACGCTCGCGCGCAAGCTGCAGGAGGCGGAACTGGCGCTGTGGCTGGAGCGCAAATATTCCAAGCGCGAGATCCTGGAGCTCTATCTGAACCGCGTCTATTTCGGTTCCGGCGCCTATGGCGTCGAGGCGGCGGCGCAGCGTTATTTCGGCAAGTCGGCGCGGCAGGTGACGGTGGCCGAGGCTGCGATGCTCGCCGGCCTCGTCAAGTCGCCGTCGCGGCTGGCGCCCAATCGGAATCCGGAAGGCGCGGCCAAGCGCGCGCAGACCGTGCTCGCGGCGATGGCCGACGCCAAGTTCATCACCGAGGCACAGGCACAGGCACAGATCGCGCATCCCTCCGTCGCGGTGAAGCCTGCCGGCGCCGGCACCGTCAACTACGTCGCCGACTGGATCGGCGAGGTGCTCGACGATCTCGTCGGCCAGGTCGAGGACTCGATTGTCGTGGAGACCACGATCGATCCGAAGCTGCAGAGCGTGGCCGAAGCCGCTGTCATCGACGAGCTCGCGGCCAAGAGCGTGAAATTCAATGTCAGCCAGGGCGCGCTGGTGGCGATGACGCCGGATGGTGCCGTGCGCGCCATGGTCGGCGGCCGCAACTATGCCGACAGCCAGTTCAATCGCGCGGTCACCGCCAGGCGTCAGCCCGGCTCGGCATTCAAGCCGTTCGTCTATCTCACCGCGATCGAGCAGGGCCTGACGCCCGATACGGTGCGCCAGGACGCGCCGCTGGATCTGAAGGGCTGGCGGCCGGAGAACTACACCAAGGAGTATTTCGGGCCGGTGACGCTGACCCAGGCGCTGGCGATGTCGCTGAACACGGTCGCGGTCCGCATCGGCCTCGAGGTCGGGCCGAAGAACGTCGTGCGCACCGCGCACCGTCTCGGCATCGCCTCCAAGCTCGATCCCAACCCGTCGATCGCGCTCGGCACCTCCGAGGTGTCGATGATCGAGCTGGTCGGCGCCTATGCACCATTTTCCAATGGCGGCCTCGCCATATCGCCGCATGTGGTGACGCGGATCAAGACGCTCGACGGCAAGCTGCTCTACATGCGTCAGACCGAGCAGCCGGCGCAGGTGATCGATCCGCGCAGCGTCGCGATGATGAACCAGATGATGCAGGAGACGCTGATCTCCGGCACCGCCAAGAAGGCGGAGATCCCCGGCTGGGTTGCCGCCGGCAAGACCGGCACCAGCCAGGATTTCCGCGACGCCTGGTTCATCGGCTACACCTCTCACCTGGTCACCGGCGTCTGGCTCGGCAATGACGACAATTCGCCGACCAAGAAGGCCACCGGCGGCGGCCTGCCGGTCGAGGTGTGGACCCGCTTCATGCGCGCGGCGCATCAGGGCGTGCCGGTCGCGGCGCTGCCGAATGCGCAAGGAGCAGGGCTCGTGCCGACGCTGGCGCAGATCGCCTCGCAGATCACGGCGCCGACGGCCCCTGCTCCCACTGCCGCCTACTCCGCGCGAACGGCGGCGCCGGGCCCGAGCCGCGGCAACGCGCGGCCCGATCCGGCGGCCGGACTCGACGGCTGGCTGGTGGATCGATTGTTCGGCGGCCAGCGCTGA
- a CDS encoding DUF1330 domain-containing protein, which yields MGHIDPTKEVFAQFRENDRPGPIHMLNLVRLRKEAAYPDGRKVSGAEAYAAYGRESGPVFERLGGRIVWQGRFELMLIGPQEERWDHCFIAEYPSVQAFVEMIRDPVYREAVKHRQAAVEDSRLIRHAVLPVGKNFGEVPE from the coding sequence ATGGGCCATATCGACCCCACCAAGGAGGTGTTCGCGCAGTTCCGTGAGAACGATCGGCCTGGTCCGATCCACATGCTGAACCTGGTGCGGCTGCGCAAGGAAGCCGCCTATCCCGACGGCCGCAAGGTCAGCGGCGCGGAAGCTTATGCCGCCTATGGCCGCGAGAGCGGCCCTGTGTTCGAACGCCTCGGCGGCCGGATCGTCTGGCAGGGCCGCTTCGAATTGATGCTGATCGGCCCACAGGAGGAGCGCTGGGACCACTGCTTCATCGCGGAATATCCGTCCGTGCAAGCCTTCGTCGAGATGATCCGCGATCCCGTCTATCGCGAGGCGGTGAAGCATCGACAGGCGGCAGTGGAGGATTCGCGGTTGATCAGGCACGCGGTGCTGCCGGTGGGGAAGAACTTTGGCGAGGTGCCGGAGTGA
- a CDS encoding helix-turn-helix transcriptional regulator, with protein MCLCVVMIESDIFKALADPTRYAIFEKLAAGRMNASALREGLTISQPAMSQHLAVLRDAGLVREERQGRFVNYEVDPDGLARIARWLAKYRAYWPSRVDALKTLLKDMDQ; from the coding sequence TTGTGCTTATGTGTCGTCATGATCGAGAGCGACATCTTCAAAGCCCTGGCCGATCCGACGCGCTATGCGATCTTCGAGAAGCTCGCGGCCGGTCGCATGAATGCCAGCGCGCTGCGCGAGGGGCTGACGATCAGTCAGCCGGCGATGTCGCAACACCTCGCGGTGCTGCGCGATGCCGGGCTGGTGCGCGAAGAGCGGCAGGGCCGCTTCGTCAACTATGAGGTCGATCCCGACGGCCTGGCGCGGATCGCGCGCTGGCTGGCGAAGTACCGAGCCTACTGGCCGTCGCGCGTCGATGCGTTGAAAACCCTGCTGAAGGACATGGACCAATGA
- a CDS encoding SRPBCC domain-containing protein, which translates to MTDQMADQQGDELVLDYDLDASPDKVWRALSIPALRDNWLPPGDLADAAPISSTPGEEVRYRMRDDAPPYLESIVTFQVVPKDDGGTRLRIIHGLPATMLLRRAPQAANSNARRLMRVA; encoded by the coding sequence ATGACCGATCAAATGGCGGATCAGCAGGGCGACGAACTGGTGCTCGACTACGACCTCGATGCGTCGCCAGACAAGGTCTGGCGCGCCCTGAGCATCCCGGCGCTGCGCGACAACTGGCTGCCTCCAGGCGACCTCGCCGACGCCGCGCCGATCTCCTCGACCCCGGGCGAAGAGGTCCGCTACCGCATGCGCGACGACGCGCCGCCTTACCTCGAAAGCATCGTGACGTTCCAGGTCGTGCCCAAGGACGACGGCGGCACGCGGCTCCGGATCATCCACGGGCTTCCCGCGACGATGCTGCTCCGGCGGGCGCCGCAGGCGGCCAACAGCAATGCGCGCCGTCTGATGCGCGTGGCCTGA
- a CDS encoding ATP-dependent Clp protease proteolytic subunit codes for MRDTMQLVPMVIEQSSRGERSFDIYSRLLRERIVFLNGEVNDTVSALVCAQLLFLEAENPKRPIHLYINSPGGVVTSGLAMYDTMQFVKAPVHTLCMGTARSMGSFLLMAGEPGERTALPNASLHVHQPLGGFQGQASDIMIHAREMEQTKRRMIRLYAEHCGRSYEDVERTLDRDHFMTADEAQDWGLIDRVVKQRDLKSLSSD; via the coding sequence ATGCGCGACACGATGCAACTCGTCCCCATGGTCATCGAGCAGTCCAGCCGCGGCGAGCGGTCCTTCGACATCTATTCGCGGCTGCTGCGCGAGCGCATCGTGTTCCTCAACGGCGAGGTCAACGACACCGTGTCCGCTTTGGTCTGCGCGCAACTGCTGTTCCTCGAGGCGGAAAACCCGAAGCGGCCGATACACCTCTACATCAACTCGCCCGGCGGTGTGGTCACCAGCGGGCTCGCGATGTACGACACGATGCAGTTCGTCAAGGCGCCAGTGCACACACTGTGCATGGGAACGGCGCGGTCGATGGGATCGTTCCTGCTGATGGCGGGCGAACCCGGCGAGCGGACGGCGCTGCCCAATGCCAGCCTTCATGTCCATCAGCCGCTCGGCGGCTTCCAGGGGCAGGCGTCCGACATCATGATCCATGCGAGGGAAATGGAGCAGACCAAGCGCCGCATGATCCGGCTGTATGCCGAGCATTGCGGGCGCAGCTACGAAGATGTCGAGCGCACGCTCGACCGTGATCACTTCATGACGGCGGACGAGGCGCAGGACTGGGGGCTGATCGACCGGGTCGTGAAGCAGCGCGATCTGAAGAGTCTCAGCAGCGACTGA